The following are encoded together in the Gasterosteus aculeatus chromosome 7, fGasAcu3.hap1.1, whole genome shotgun sequence genome:
- the aifm5 gene encoding apoptosis-inducing factor 3 isoform X2, whose amino-acid sequence MSATKPPREEFPESDPEDTSEELTEVVCLESDLQDGQMMEVEVGQHSVLLSRTEGEYSAIGNQCTHYGAPLSQGVISGNTVRCPWHGACFNIHTGDLEEYPGMDCLPCHKVKIQNNKVYVSVNKKTLKQEKRVKRMGAAVAGVTHTVLLLGGGAASLICAETLRQENFGGRIIMVTRDDLLPYDKTRLSKVMNVENDSILLRRSEFFYQHDIEVWLRKEAVSVDTDMKTVAFEDGSVQSYDHLLISTGCRAKGLDVPGTKLDNVRMLETPEDARHIHTACLGSDVVLVGTSFVGMEVASYLVDKASSVTVIGSSELPYQNTLGREIGKVSMMMLTEQNVKFYMNENVTEIKGVDGKVKEVVLKSGKVIPADVLIVGIGIKPNSEFLRGSKILTDSKNFVPVDRYMRTNVPGVFCGGDLATFPLAMAKNRPVNIGHWQMAQAHGRIAALNMLDKQIELSSVPFYWTVLLGKTIRYTGFGEGYTDIVMKGALEDRKFLALYIKNDEVVAAASLNYDPAASAVAERFAAGKVITKKEAESDDLSWLQLSKTRLPSSLLLDTSAVRR is encoded by the exons ATGTCTGCGACCAAACCAC CACGTGAGGAGTTTCCGGAATCTGATCCAGAGGACACATCCGAGGAGCTGACTGAGGTTGTGTGTCTGGAGTCGGACCTGCAGGATGGACA GATGATGGAGGTTGAAGTAGGACAACACAGCGTGCTGTTGAGCCGCACCGAGGGCGAGTACAGTGCCATCGGTAACCAGTGTACGCACTATGGAGCTCCTCTCAGCCAAG gggttaTTTCAGGCAACACAGTGCGTTGCCCGTGGCATGGCGCCTGTTTTAACATTCATACAGGAGATCTGGAGGAGTATCCCGGCATGGACTGCTTGCCGTGCCACAAG gtcaaaattcaaaacaacaaAGTTTACGTGTCTGTAAACAAAAAA ACTCTGAAGCAGGAAAAAAGAGTAAAGCGTATGGGAGCTGCGGTAGCAGGAGTTACTCACACTGTTCTGCTGCTGGGAGGAG GAGCCGCGTCGCTGATCTGTGCTGAGACTCTGCGGCAGGAGAACTTTGGCGGAAGGATCATTATGGTCACCAGAGACGACCTTTTACCTTATGACAAAACACGACTCAGCAAG GTGATGAATGTGGAGAACGACAGTATTCTTCTCAGAAGGTCGGAGTTCTTCTATCAGCACGACATCGAGGTTTGGCTCCGGAAAGAA GCCGTGTCAGTGGACACAGACATGAAGACAGTTGCATTTGAAGACGGCTCAGTTCAGAGCTATGACCATCTTCTCATCTCAACAGGGTGCAg GGCGAAGGGTCTGGATGTCCCCGGCACCAAACTGGACAACGTGAGGATGCTGGAGACTCCGGAGGACGCTCGGCACATCCACACAGCCTGCCTGGGCTCCGACGTCGTCCTCGTGGGAACCTCTTTTGTCG gtaTGGAGGTGGCATCTTATTTGGTAGACAAAGCCTCCAGTGTCACAGTGATCGGCAGCAGTGAGCTGCCGTACCAGAACACACTGGGTCGTGAAATTGGAAAAGTCAGCATGATG atgCTGACAGAACAAAACGTGAAATTCTACATGAATGAAAACGTCACAGAGATCAAAGGTGTGGATGGCAAG GTGAAGGAGGTTGTGCTTAAAAGTGGGAAGGTTATTCCAGCAGATGTTTTGATTGTTGGTATTG GCATCAAACCAAACTCTGAGTTCCTGAGGGGCAGCAAGATCCTGACGGACTCAAAAAACTTCGTACCAGTCGACAGG TACATGCGCACCAACGTCCCTGGTGTGTTCTGTGGGGGCGACCTGGCCACCTTCCCTCTGGCCATGGCCAAGAACCGACCGGTCAACATCGGACACTGGCAGATGGCACAAGCACACG GGAGGATAGCAGCTCTGAACATGCTGGATAAACAGATTGAACTCAGCTCAGTCCCTTTCTACTGGACCGTCCTCCTGGGTAAAACCATCCGATACACAG GCTTTGGGGAGGGATACACTGACATTGTAATGAAAGGAGCGCTGGAGGACAGGAAGTTCCTGGCATTGTACATCAA GAATGACGAGGTCGTAGCGGCGGCCAGCCTGAACTACGACCCCGCGGCGTCTGCAGTGGCTGAGAGGTTCGCAGCGGGAAAAGTCATCACCAAAAAAGAGGCTGA ATCAGATGACCTGAGCTGGCTGCAGTTGTCCAAAACCAGACTTCCCTCCAGTCTTCTGCTCGACACGTCCGCGGTACGGCGTtga
- the aifm5 gene encoding apoptosis-inducing factor 3 isoform X1, which produces MSLPSFEIHAHMCMLICACILVCSAREEFPESDPEDTSEELTEVVCLESDLQDGQMMEVEVGQHSVLLSRTEGEYSAIGNQCTHYGAPLSQGVISGNTVRCPWHGACFNIHTGDLEEYPGMDCLPCHKVKIQNNKVYVSVNKKTLKQEKRVKRMGAAVAGVTHTVLLLGGGAASLICAETLRQENFGGRIIMVTRDDLLPYDKTRLSKVMNVENDSILLRRSEFFYQHDIEVWLRKEAVSVDTDMKTVAFEDGSVQSYDHLLISTGCRAKGLDVPGTKLDNVRMLETPEDARHIHTACLGSDVVLVGTSFVGMEVASYLVDKASSVTVIGSSELPYQNTLGREIGKVSMMMLTEQNVKFYMNENVTEIKGVDGKVKEVVLKSGKVIPADVLIVGIGIKPNSEFLRGSKILTDSKNFVPVDRYMRTNVPGVFCGGDLATFPLAMAKNRPVNIGHWQMAQAHGRIAALNMLDKQIELSSVPFYWTVLLGKTIRYTGFGEGYTDIVMKGALEDRKFLALYIKNDEVVAAASLNYDPAASAVAERFAAGKVITKKEAESDDLSWLQLSKTRLPSSLLLDTSAVRR; this is translated from the exons ATGTCATTGCCTTCCTTTGAAATACACGCACATATGTGCATGCTCATATGTGCGTGTATTCTTGTGTGTTCAGCACGTGAGGAGTTTCCGGAATCTGATCCAGAGGACACATCCGAGGAGCTGACTGAGGTTGTGTGTCTGGAGTCGGACCTGCAGGATGGACA GATGATGGAGGTTGAAGTAGGACAACACAGCGTGCTGTTGAGCCGCACCGAGGGCGAGTACAGTGCCATCGGTAACCAGTGTACGCACTATGGAGCTCCTCTCAGCCAAG gggttaTTTCAGGCAACACAGTGCGTTGCCCGTGGCATGGCGCCTGTTTTAACATTCATACAGGAGATCTGGAGGAGTATCCCGGCATGGACTGCTTGCCGTGCCACAAG gtcaaaattcaaaacaacaaAGTTTACGTGTCTGTAAACAAAAAA ACTCTGAAGCAGGAAAAAAGAGTAAAGCGTATGGGAGCTGCGGTAGCAGGAGTTACTCACACTGTTCTGCTGCTGGGAGGAG GAGCCGCGTCGCTGATCTGTGCTGAGACTCTGCGGCAGGAGAACTTTGGCGGAAGGATCATTATGGTCACCAGAGACGACCTTTTACCTTATGACAAAACACGACTCAGCAAG GTGATGAATGTGGAGAACGACAGTATTCTTCTCAGAAGGTCGGAGTTCTTCTATCAGCACGACATCGAGGTTTGGCTCCGGAAAGAA GCCGTGTCAGTGGACACAGACATGAAGACAGTTGCATTTGAAGACGGCTCAGTTCAGAGCTATGACCATCTTCTCATCTCAACAGGGTGCAg GGCGAAGGGTCTGGATGTCCCCGGCACCAAACTGGACAACGTGAGGATGCTGGAGACTCCGGAGGACGCTCGGCACATCCACACAGCCTGCCTGGGCTCCGACGTCGTCCTCGTGGGAACCTCTTTTGTCG gtaTGGAGGTGGCATCTTATTTGGTAGACAAAGCCTCCAGTGTCACAGTGATCGGCAGCAGTGAGCTGCCGTACCAGAACACACTGGGTCGTGAAATTGGAAAAGTCAGCATGATG atgCTGACAGAACAAAACGTGAAATTCTACATGAATGAAAACGTCACAGAGATCAAAGGTGTGGATGGCAAG GTGAAGGAGGTTGTGCTTAAAAGTGGGAAGGTTATTCCAGCAGATGTTTTGATTGTTGGTATTG GCATCAAACCAAACTCTGAGTTCCTGAGGGGCAGCAAGATCCTGACGGACTCAAAAAACTTCGTACCAGTCGACAGG TACATGCGCACCAACGTCCCTGGTGTGTTCTGTGGGGGCGACCTGGCCACCTTCCCTCTGGCCATGGCCAAGAACCGACCGGTCAACATCGGACACTGGCAGATGGCACAAGCACACG GGAGGATAGCAGCTCTGAACATGCTGGATAAACAGATTGAACTCAGCTCAGTCCCTTTCTACTGGACCGTCCTCCTGGGTAAAACCATCCGATACACAG GCTTTGGGGAGGGATACACTGACATTGTAATGAAAGGAGCGCTGGAGGACAGGAAGTTCCTGGCATTGTACATCAA GAATGACGAGGTCGTAGCGGCGGCCAGCCTGAACTACGACCCCGCGGCGTCTGCAGTGGCTGAGAGGTTCGCAGCGGGAAAAGTCATCACCAAAAAAGAGGCTGA ATCAGATGACCTGAGCTGGCTGCAGTTGTCCAAAACCAGACTTCCCTCCAGTCTTCTGCTCGACACGTCCGCGGTACGGCGTtga
- the aifm5 gene encoding apoptosis-inducing factor 3 isoform X3: MMEVEVGQHSVLLSRTEGEYSAIGNQCTHYGAPLSQGVISGNTVRCPWHGACFNIHTGDLEEYPGMDCLPCHKVKIQNNKVYVSVNKKTLKQEKRVKRMGAAVAGVTHTVLLLGGGAASLICAETLRQENFGGRIIMVTRDDLLPYDKTRLSKVMNVENDSILLRRSEFFYQHDIEVWLRKEAVSVDTDMKTVAFEDGSVQSYDHLLISTGCRAKGLDVPGTKLDNVRMLETPEDARHIHTACLGSDVVLVGTSFVGMEVASYLVDKASSVTVIGSSELPYQNTLGREIGKVSMMMLTEQNVKFYMNENVTEIKGVDGKVKEVVLKSGKVIPADVLIVGIGIKPNSEFLRGSKILTDSKNFVPVDRYMRTNVPGVFCGGDLATFPLAMAKNRPVNIGHWQMAQAHGRIAALNMLDKQIELSSVPFYWTVLLGKTIRYTGFGEGYTDIVMKGALEDRKFLALYIKNDEVVAAASLNYDPAASAVAERFAAGKVITKKEAESDDLSWLQLSKTRLPSSLLLDTSAVRR, translated from the exons ATGATGGAGGTTGAAGTAGGACAACACAGCGTGCTGTTGAGCCGCACCGAGGGCGAGTACAGTGCCATCGGTAACCAGTGTACGCACTATGGAGCTCCTCTCAGCCAAG gggttaTTTCAGGCAACACAGTGCGTTGCCCGTGGCATGGCGCCTGTTTTAACATTCATACAGGAGATCTGGAGGAGTATCCCGGCATGGACTGCTTGCCGTGCCACAAG gtcaaaattcaaaacaacaaAGTTTACGTGTCTGTAAACAAAAAA ACTCTGAAGCAGGAAAAAAGAGTAAAGCGTATGGGAGCTGCGGTAGCAGGAGTTACTCACACTGTTCTGCTGCTGGGAGGAG GAGCCGCGTCGCTGATCTGTGCTGAGACTCTGCGGCAGGAGAACTTTGGCGGAAGGATCATTATGGTCACCAGAGACGACCTTTTACCTTATGACAAAACACGACTCAGCAAG GTGATGAATGTGGAGAACGACAGTATTCTTCTCAGAAGGTCGGAGTTCTTCTATCAGCACGACATCGAGGTTTGGCTCCGGAAAGAA GCCGTGTCAGTGGACACAGACATGAAGACAGTTGCATTTGAAGACGGCTCAGTTCAGAGCTATGACCATCTTCTCATCTCAACAGGGTGCAg GGCGAAGGGTCTGGATGTCCCCGGCACCAAACTGGACAACGTGAGGATGCTGGAGACTCCGGAGGACGCTCGGCACATCCACACAGCCTGCCTGGGCTCCGACGTCGTCCTCGTGGGAACCTCTTTTGTCG gtaTGGAGGTGGCATCTTATTTGGTAGACAAAGCCTCCAGTGTCACAGTGATCGGCAGCAGTGAGCTGCCGTACCAGAACACACTGGGTCGTGAAATTGGAAAAGTCAGCATGATG atgCTGACAGAACAAAACGTGAAATTCTACATGAATGAAAACGTCACAGAGATCAAAGGTGTGGATGGCAAG GTGAAGGAGGTTGTGCTTAAAAGTGGGAAGGTTATTCCAGCAGATGTTTTGATTGTTGGTATTG GCATCAAACCAAACTCTGAGTTCCTGAGGGGCAGCAAGATCCTGACGGACTCAAAAAACTTCGTACCAGTCGACAGG TACATGCGCACCAACGTCCCTGGTGTGTTCTGTGGGGGCGACCTGGCCACCTTCCCTCTGGCCATGGCCAAGAACCGACCGGTCAACATCGGACACTGGCAGATGGCACAAGCACACG GGAGGATAGCAGCTCTGAACATGCTGGATAAACAGATTGAACTCAGCTCAGTCCCTTTCTACTGGACCGTCCTCCTGGGTAAAACCATCCGATACACAG GCTTTGGGGAGGGATACACTGACATTGTAATGAAAGGAGCGCTGGAGGACAGGAAGTTCCTGGCATTGTACATCAA GAATGACGAGGTCGTAGCGGCGGCCAGCCTGAACTACGACCCCGCGGCGTCTGCAGTGGCTGAGAGGTTCGCAGCGGGAAAAGTCATCACCAAAAAAGAGGCTGA ATCAGATGACCTGAGCTGGCTGCAGTTGTCCAAAACCAGACTTCCCTCCAGTCTTCTGCTCGACACGTCCGCGGTACGGCGTtga
- the LOC120821808 gene encoding uncharacterized protein LOC120821808: MQLITCALSEKVRPVVMETRRILENMCPRNKRQQSADRHPARFPARSLPPRLAHAFLPHGTCSSAPCPDLTGMPEDERCTPLLLPGSCDGKRKKRKTRKKVTAAATENTDKPQDVSSPPETSAVSLLPPKSPVRPRGQLPKLTASSRKSGERLRRSKKHPTDSPAPLQAAHGASGVGQLCAQARESLRWEGALDDPRAEEKRLELYRANRRRRYVAHRDALLMETQGALRQPAP; this comes from the exons ATGCAACTCATCACGTGTGCGCTATCTGAGAAGGTGCGTCCTGTCGTCATGGAGACGCGTCGCATTTTGGAAAATATGTGCCCCCGCAACAAAAGACAGCAGTCGGCAGATCGGCATCCAGCGCGTTTCCCCgcgcgctccctccctccccggctcGCGCACGCGTTTCTCCCGCACGGAACCTGTTCGTCAGCACCGTGTCCGGACCTCACCGGGATGCCGGAAGACGAACGCTGCACGCCGCTGCTGCTCCCCGGGAGCTGTGACGGTAAacggaagaaaagaaagacgaGGAAGAAAGTCACCGCTGCGGCCACAGAAAATACAG ATAAACCTCAGGATGTGTCTTCGCCCCCTGAGACCTCCGCTGTGTCTCTGCTACCCCCAAAGAGTCCGGTTCGGCCTCGAGGCCAGCTGCCCAAGCTCACCGCGTCCAGCAGGAAGAGCGGGGAACGACTCCGGAGGAGCAAGAAACACCCCACGGACTCACCGGCCCCGTTGCAGGCTGCCCACGGAGCAAGCGGCGTCGGGCAGCTCTGCGCCCAGGCCAGGGAGAGCCTGAGGTGGGAGGGAGCGCTGGACGACCCCCGGGCGGAGGAGAAGAGGCTGGAGCTGTACAGGGCCAACCGGCGGCGGCGTTATGTCGCACACAGAGACGCTCTGTTAATGGAAACCCAGGGGGCTTTGAGACAGCCGGCTCCTTAG